The genome window TAGGGAAgaattttaatggaaaatttgaagaatttgGACAAAAGGAAACTAATTTGGGGAGAATGGGTCGAGTAGGCTTAAAGGCAAAGGAATTTTACTTGGTAGTGGACCCAAATCTGGCCCAAATTCATTAAGGCCCATTAATGTCAATATTGGGTCGGTAGCTTGGAAAGGGGGAATGTATTTGATGATGGTTCTTAAATAGGTCCGATAGGTCCATATGCTAAGGATAAGGGCTTTGATTTTTTACCTGTGACTGAgtatggaagaaaattttgtccAGGTGTTATATGTTTGTTTGAGACTCAGTTCGGTGGTGTTAGGGTGAATGGCATCATTTCCAAGCTTGGGTTCccaaattctttcaatttggATGTAgtaactttcaattttttctgTTTGATAATGGTATTCGTGACTTGGGGTTCAGTGGGCCCTGGGCTTAGTGGACTAGCCCACCCTTGGTCCAATCGAAGGATGCTGGCCATGTTCCCTTTCAAACGGCCTACTTTCGAACTCAAGGAGAACGTCCATTAACCTGCGTTGTGGAAGCGGCTCAGAGGAGAAAGACGCAAGAGTGACAACCGCGTCATACTCGGACGACAACCCCGCAAGAACAATCTCCACCCTTTCGGAATCCGAAATCTGATGATCTGAGGCCTCAAGCAGAGCAcatgtattttgaattttagcaATGTATTCTTTAATCCTTAAGGTACCTTTCTTGATGGAATGTAAATCGTGTTTGATACGAGACAACTTGGCAGCAGTCACGGCGGCAAACAGACGATTGGCGGTGGTCCATACATCATTAGAGGTTCGCACATCAGTGAAACACGAGAGTAAGGAGCCACTGATCGTGGATAGCAACCATGACGCAAGGAGCTTATCCTGTTGATGAAACACCGAAGCTTTAGGATTCAACACCATCTGGCCCTCTTGAGTCGACACAAAACGACGTGGAGACGGAAGAGATCCATCAACAAAACCGGTGAGATCATAACCTTCTAGAATGAGTTTAATGTGTTGCTGCCACTGTATAAAATTGCCTTCATCGAGCTTAACTGTATCCTGTTTAGGAAAACACTGCAGTGTTACCAGATTCAGAGTGAACCGAAGGTGCCGGATCACGCACAGATGGAGGATGGTCATTAGTGGCAGAGACAAAATTCGCGGATTGAGCCATGAGAACGCAGCAGGAAACGCAACCAGGATCTTAGGCGAATGAACCATGAAAGTGAATGTAACaatatgaaaatcaaatttgagACTAACACTGGTAAATGAATCTTTTCACTTGAATTTTAGTGTATGTTtacattaatttgattatttgcttATACACATATTTATACTAAGCTATAGGACCTTAACTGCTGTTAACTGAATACTAACAACCTACTAACAATTTGAACAAACTGAACTGACTAATTGACTTGCAGCTCCTTTGATATATTCTAACAGAAGCAAAGAAAGGTTTCTTTGTTTGGTTGAGTTTTGGGTTACTTCAAGATGAAGAAGAACATCCAATTCCATGTTGTAGCAATTGGAAGCTACCTTACCCATTACTCAACCCACCGCATATTCCTTCAATCCTtcagttttctttctttctttctaccatagattattaattaaataaaaacataaaaacaatcATCCatgtttttctcttcttctctttttttttcttagaaaataaatttattgaattaaaatgtaGAAACTAGTCTTACAAAAGTTCATTACAGTTTTGAAATATTAGATGAAACAATAAGAAACACGCTTCAAACATGGATACTCTCTCAATGCCATTTTCGCCCAAGAATCTGCAAAGAAGTTAGCTTCGCTGAAGGCACGAGGTGAAAAATCTTTTTAACGGTacaatttgatatataaatgataaactATATGTTTATGATGTTATTGtgcatataaattaaaatggagTCGTGTTAAATGGATGTTtgacaaaaatttttaaaaaataaactataattATAATTGCAATTGTAATTTAAGACTATAATTATAATTGCAATTgtaatttaagtaataaatgGTATAAGAAATCACAAAGTTTTCATCAAAATGACTTTAATTATAGTTCCTAACCCTTTGTCTGACTTATGACGATTGCTTTTGCTTTGTAATAGTGAGTAAAAGATAAGATCCAAGATGAAAAAGAATATTGGACCTAGCTATCTTTGATGCATTGGCAATCTAGCTAGTAGGGGAACTGGATCCATCCTTCTACTTGGCAGGGCAGGCGTAAAAATAGACAAACACATTGAATTCATATACCActtatctctttcttttttagtcCTCTAGCTAGTCTTCTACCATTACATTTGTTCCTCCCATTTAATTCAtctcttaattaaatttatcatgatCTGTATGTTACTTACATCACATGCCTagtaatatttcaatttattgattCCTTATTGTAACATATACATATTCACTCTTAATtgcatttttaatattctttaatttCACTCCACAATTAATTTATACGCGtttaataatcaattatttaatttgtgtgtatataaatattctactcatttgatatgtgaatcagcagaaaattcaagaaaaaaaaatatctcCTCCTCGTTCTCATGCGAAGGTCTGGGTCCATCAACGCAAGATATCAATTCATGAATATAAGAAGTTGGTAAAAAGTTGATAAGAAGCTGATAAGTGATTAGTGTTTTGTCaaacaagaatttttttttatccattGTCAGACaagaaattatatttcaaaCAGGCTTTACCTAAGCAAGCTATCCTCGCAAGTCATGTCTAAAAATCCCCCACACATTTAAACAGAAACTATAGGTGTCATGTGTGTgatctaatattataaaacattctATAGATTTCCTAGCAAATCTTAGTTAGCCCCTTCTCTTTCCATGTTCCTCCTCTTGCTCCTTCCCTTCGTCATTTAAACCGTATGTCTCTCTCTCAAAACGGAGAGAAAACAGATCGAAAGATGATGGAGAGAAGAAACATGGGAGGAAGGAATATTGCTGTAGCAACACTCTCCATGATATTGGGTTTGTTCCTAATCCATGTTTATGGCGATAATTCACGAGTGGGAAAGTTTTCTGCTGCTCCTTACCACGACCAAATGCGCCAATTGCAAGCGTTTAAGGCTTCTCTTATTGGTCGACAATCCGTCTCAGGTTCACCTATCTCGCCCTCTTCTTCGCCACTGCAGGTAAATCATTTCTTGTGCATCTAGTTTCTAACATTTCCTCAATGGCGGAAtgatgttaattaattaaattaatgcaATGTAATTGAGAATGGATTTGGATATATAGGAAGCCATAGGTCCACGTGTGTATCATGTAACAAATTATGGAGCAGACCCAACGGGGAAATCAGACAGCACAGAAGCACTAAACAAGGCAATCGCGGATGCATTTCAGGTTCCTAGTGAAGGGTTCTTGATGGAGGGGATCACTAATCTTGGAGGGCCACAAATTAATCTTGAAGGTGGGAACTACCTTATCAGTAAACCACTGCAGTTAGTTGCTGCCGGTGCAGGAAATCTTATGGTATGCGCAACCAAAcatttttaatcaattgaaattatcttttataCTAGCTAATTGATGTCATGTCATAATCTTTCTTTATAAAGtagaacaatatatatatatatatacttgtattTATATTAGCTCATCATCTACGTACTTAATTACCGTTTCTATGCTAGCAGTACCACACcacacatacacacatataAGCAGTTGGTGTTTTTGGTGAATGAAGCCCACCTGGTTGGATGACTTATGTCGTCCCCGAGAAAATTGCAGATAGATTTCTATATGTTAATGTTTCGGCACTTAACTCTCAAAGCAAAGCAATTGGTCCTTTCTAGGATAGAAAAAATGGTAATAATAATAGCTAGTAGGATATGTTCATGTTTGGAATTGATGATAACATTTGTTGAAGACTGAAATGACAATCATTTTTATCATATGAAAATGAGGTGATGTGCACCTAATTCCAATTGGTTAAACTGACACAGActgtatataatataatatagtaTGTACATTTTGCAACATGGTAGACCTGCTCACCATATTGAATTCCAGTGAGCAATCGTTGGAGAAGAGAGGGTCTGGGTCTAGATTCTGTAATTGAtgtaatataacatatataaatttacataTGTTGAGGTTGCATTAATTAACAATGTcgagttatatatattttttcttttttggtatcTAACAACGTCAGGTTAATTGATAAAGAATATAAACTATATCACCaaataaaactttgttttaatttgctGAGTTGGGTATTTctttgtttaaattatatatggaGCAGATCCACGGAGGGACACTACGAGCCTCAGATGATTTTCCGGTTGATGGGTATCTTATTGATTTGTCTCCAAATTCATGGGCTAGCAGTACTGAAGAAGAAATAAGAGAAGGGAGCTCCTTGAAATTGAATTTACAGCTtacctcatcatcatcatcctaTAACTACGAGTACATAACCCTCAGAGACCTGATGTTGGATTCTAATTACAGGGGTGGTGGCATTTCAGTTATAAACTCACTAAGGACTAGCATTGACAATTGCTACATTGCCCATTTCTCCACTAATGGAATTTTAGTCCAAGGCGGGCACGAGACCTATATCAGGAATTCTTTCCTTGGGCAACATATCACGGCCGGTGGTGATGCAGGCGAAAGGAACTATACCGGCACTGCCATTAACCTAATGGGAAATGATAATGCAGTGACGGATGTGGTGATTTTTTCAGCTGCCATAGGAATAATGGCCTCAGGTCAAGCCAACACCTTTTCTGGGGTGCATTGTTACAACAAGGCAACAGGTTTTGGTGGCACGGGGATTTACTTGAAGCTGCCTGGTCTTACACAAACCCGGATAGTAAATTCATACCTAGATTACACTGGGATTGTGGCTGAAGACCCAGTGCAACTTCATATCTCTAGCAGTTTTTTCCTCGGTGATGCATTTATCCTCTTGAAATCAATAAATGGGGTAGCAAATGGAGTGACTATAGTGGATAACATGTTCAGTGGATCTAATAAGGGGGTTGATATAGTCCAGTTAGAGGGTCCTTTCACACAAATTGATCAGGTTGTAGTTGATAGGAATAGTGCCAAGGGGATGAACATTAAAGCAACAGTTGCGAGAGGGTCTGTTGAAGGGAATAGCAG of Gossypium raimondii isolate GPD5lz chromosome 3, ASM2569854v1, whole genome shotgun sequence contains these proteins:
- the LOC105795539 gene encoding polygalacturonase QRT3 isoform X3, with protein sequence MMERRNMGGRNIAVATLSMILGLFLIHVYGDNSRVGKFSAAPYHDQMRQLQAFKASLIGRQSVSGSPISPSSSPLQEAIGPRVYHVTNYGADPTGKSDSTEALNKAIADAFQVPSEGFLMEGITNLGGPQINLEGGNYLISKPLQLVAAGAGNLMIHGGTLRASDDFPVDGYLIDLSPNSWASSTEEEIREGSSLKLNLQLTSSSSSYNYEYITLRDLMLDSNYRGGGISVINSLRTSIDNCYIAHFSTNGILVQGGHETYIRNSFLGQHITAGGDAGERNYTGTAINLMGNDNAVTDVVIFSAAIGIMASGQANTFSGVHCYNKATGFGGTGIYLKLPGLTQTRIVNSYLDYTGIVAEDPVQLHISSSFFLGDAFILLKSINGVANGVTIVDNMFSGSNKGVDIVQLEGPFTQIDQVVVDRNSAKGMNIKATVARGSVEGNSSSWTVDFNPVLLFPNLIKHVQYSLSSSRGSSFPSHALRNVSENQVVIESDLAVPANVFVTVDQA
- the LOC105795539 gene encoding polygalacturonase QRT3 isoform X1, coding for MNHESECNNMKIKFETNTDRKMMERRNMGGRNIAVATLSMILGLFLIHVYGDNSRVGKFSAAPYHDQMRQLQAFKASLIGRQSVSGSPISPSSSPLQEAIGPRVYHVTNYGADPTGKSDSTEALNKAIADAFQVPSEGFLMEGITNLGGPQINLEGGNYLISKPLQLVAAGAGNLMIHGGTLRASDDFPVDGYLIDLSPNSWASSTEEEIREGSSLKLNLQLTSSSSSYNYEYITLRDLMLDSNYRGGGISVINSLRTSIDNCYIAHFSTNGILVQGGHETYIRNSFLGQHITAGGDAGERNYTGTAINLMGNDNAVTDVVIFSAAIGIMASGQANTFSGVHCYNKATGFGGTGIYLKLPGLTQTRIVNSYLDYTGIVAEDPVQLHISSSFFLGDAFILLKSINGVANGVTIVDNMFSGSNKGVDIVQLEGPFTQIDQVVVDRNSAKGMNIKATVARGSVEGNSSSWTVDFNPVLLFPNLIKHVQYSLSSSRGSSFPSHALRNVSENQVVIESDLAVPANVFVTVDQA
- the LOC105795539 gene encoding polygalacturonase QRT3 isoform X2, which encodes MSLSQNGEKTDRKMMERRNMGGRNIAVATLSMILGLFLIHVYGDNSRVGKFSAAPYHDQMRQLQAFKASLIGRQSVSGSPISPSSSPLQEAIGPRVYHVTNYGADPTGKSDSTEALNKAIADAFQVPSEGFLMEGITNLGGPQINLEGGNYLISKPLQLVAAGAGNLMIHGGTLRASDDFPVDGYLIDLSPNSWASSTEEEIREGSSLKLNLQLTSSSSSYNYEYITLRDLMLDSNYRGGGISVINSLRTSIDNCYIAHFSTNGILVQGGHETYIRNSFLGQHITAGGDAGERNYTGTAINLMGNDNAVTDVVIFSAAIGIMASGQANTFSGVHCYNKATGFGGTGIYLKLPGLTQTRIVNSYLDYTGIVAEDPVQLHISSSFFLGDAFILLKSINGVANGVTIVDNMFSGSNKGVDIVQLEGPFTQIDQVVVDRNSAKGMNIKATVARGSVEGNSSSWTVDFNPVLLFPNLIKHVQYSLSSSRGSSFPSHALRNVSENQVVIESDLAVPANVFVTVDQA